From Vreelandella neptunia, the proteins below share one genomic window:
- a CDS encoding metallophosphoesterase family protein — protein MGLAMPCYRVNSPVGVIADTHGLLRDEALYLLDGCELILHLGDVGSKEADKTILQRLEALAPVHCVQGNIDTAAWAESLPVHQDILVNEKHLHLVHRLEDFDPKTPCAAVLHGHSHKPRNEHLEGKLLFNPGAAGKRRFNLPITLGKLWIDHHGLRGAIIHLL, from the coding sequence ATGGGCCTAGCGATGCCCTGCTATAGGGTTAATTCTCCCGTTGGGGTAATTGCCGACACCCACGGGTTGCTGCGCGATGAGGCACTCTATCTGCTGGATGGGTGCGAACTCATTCTGCACTTGGGAGATGTAGGCAGTAAAGAAGCGGATAAAACGATTTTGCAGCGTTTGGAAGCACTGGCGCCGGTGCACTGCGTTCAAGGCAATATCGATACGGCGGCGTGGGCGGAGAGCCTGCCGGTGCATCAAGACATCCTTGTGAACGAAAAACACCTGCACCTGGTTCACCGCTTAGAGGATTTCGACCCAAAGACTCCCTGTGCGGCGGTTCTGCATGGCCACTCCCATAAGCCCCGCAATGAACACCTGGAGGGAAAGCTGCTCTTCAACCCAGGCGCGGCGGGAAAGCGCCGATTCAATCTGCCTATTACGCTAGGCAAACTATGGATAGATCATCACGGCTTGCGCGGCGCGATTATACATTTGCTGTAG